The proteins below are encoded in one region of Plutella xylostella chromosome Z, ilPluXylo3.1, whole genome shotgun sequence:
- the LOC119694745 gene encoding zinc finger CCCH domain-containing protein 28 isoform X2 yields the protein MQDSDLDQGRRVGVDEKYIHFRPSPNFKKMKKFLKSKIDENSVQAGECPCAATEGMEGAGGGAPPPPLPLGPPPPDSPGHEPAADTHDEFNEEILNNIKKEKDDGEKVKTGDVCRNFIRGNCTRGAGTCRFAHKHDLALLKKITNFCRDYQNSICKHKNCRFVHASIFEQEKFYRTGVLPPHATAHVRNNAAGSLASPPAARPAVRLMPPPPPPQPAPLPAPAVNLANPPPIVPISMGLVKQGTPPPPPGSAGAPAAKPGLGDHAALINKFDMASLNLNNGVKASSCPNCDVLKNRLLHTQSKAATINNSIKNMNHELEDLEKKERRLDAVIIYLLKQNERTGRRPQIGN from the exons ATCTGGACCAAGGCAGACGGGTTGGagttgatgaaaaatatattcactTCCGACCCTCACCCAATttcaagaaaatgaaaaag TTCTTGAAGTCAAAAATAGACGAGAACAGTGTTCAGGCGGGGGAGTGTCCCTGTGCGGCTACGGAGGGCATGGAGGGGGCCGGGgggggcgcgccgccgccgccgctgccgctgggcccgccgccgccggacaGCCCCGGCCACGAGCCCGCCGCCGACACCCACGACGAGTTCAACGAGGAAATACTCAACAATATTAAGAAGGAGAAGGATGATGGGGAGAAG GTGAAGACAGGCGACGTGTGCCGCAACTTCATCCGGGGCAACTGCACGCGCGGCGCCGGCACGTGCCGCTTCGCGCACAAGCACGACCTGGCCCTGCTCAAGAAGATCACCAACTTCTGCCGCGACTACCAGAACTCCATTTGCAAGCACAAGAACTGCAGGTTCGTTCACGCGAGCATCTTCGAGCAAGAGAAGTTTTACCGAACTGGAGTGTTGCCGCCGCATGCCACGGCGCATGTGAGGAACAATGCGGCGGGGTCGTTGGCCTCGCCCCCCGCGGCCCGCCCCGCTGTCAGGCTgatgccgccgccgccgccgcctc AGCCAGCGCCGCTGCCGGCGCCCGCAGTGAACCTGGCCAACCCGCCTCCGATAGTGCCGATATCTATGGG GCTGGTGAAGCAgggcacgccgccgccgccgcccggctCCGCGGGCGCGCCGGCCGCCAAGCCCGGCCTCGGGGACCACGCGGCGCTCATCAACAAGT TTGACATGGCCTCGTTGAACCTGAACAATGGAGTCAAAGCCTCTTCGTGTCCAAACTGCGATGTGTTGAAAAATAG GTTGCTGCACACCCAGAGTAAGGCAGCGACGATTAACAACAGCATCAAGAACATGAATCACGAGCTCGAAGACCTAGAGAAGAAGGAAAGGCGGTTGGACGCcgtaataatatacttattg aAACAAAACGAGAGGACAGGCCGGCGACCGCAAATAGGAAactaa
- the LOC119694745 gene encoding uncharacterized protein LOC119694745 isoform X1 — MQDSDLDQGRRVGVDEKYIHFRPSPNFKKMKKFLKSKIDENSVQAGECPCAATEGMEGAGGGAPPPPLPLGPPPPDSPGHEPAADTHDEFNEEILNNIKKEKDDGEKQVKTGDVCRNFIRGNCTRGAGTCRFAHKHDLALLKKITNFCRDYQNSICKHKNCRFVHASIFEQEKFYRTGVLPPHATAHVRNNAAGSLASPPAARPAVRLMPPPPPPQPAPLPAPAVNLANPPPIVPISMGLVKQGTPPPPPGSAGAPAAKPGLGDHAALINKFDMASLNLNNGVKASSCPNCDVLKNRLLHTQSKAATINNSIKNMNHELEDLEKKERRLDAVIIYLLKQNERTGRRPQIGN; from the exons ATCTGGACCAAGGCAGACGGGTTGGagttgatgaaaaatatattcactTCCGACCCTCACCCAATttcaagaaaatgaaaaag TTCTTGAAGTCAAAAATAGACGAGAACAGTGTTCAGGCGGGGGAGTGTCCCTGTGCGGCTACGGAGGGCATGGAGGGGGCCGGGgggggcgcgccgccgccgccgctgccgctgggcccgccgccgccggacaGCCCCGGCCACGAGCCCGCCGCCGACACCCACGACGAGTTCAACGAGGAAATACTCAACAATATTAAGAAGGAGAAGGATGATGGGGAGAAG CAGGTGAAGACAGGCGACGTGTGCCGCAACTTCATCCGGGGCAACTGCACGCGCGGCGCCGGCACGTGCCGCTTCGCGCACAAGCACGACCTGGCCCTGCTCAAGAAGATCACCAACTTCTGCCGCGACTACCAGAACTCCATTTGCAAGCACAAGAACTGCAGGTTCGTTCACGCGAGCATCTTCGAGCAAGAGAAGTTTTACCGAACTGGAGTGTTGCCGCCGCATGCCACGGCGCATGTGAGGAACAATGCGGCGGGGTCGTTGGCCTCGCCCCCCGCGGCCCGCCCCGCTGTCAGGCTgatgccgccgccgccgccgcctc AGCCAGCGCCGCTGCCGGCGCCCGCAGTGAACCTGGCCAACCCGCCTCCGATAGTGCCGATATCTATGGG GCTGGTGAAGCAgggcacgccgccgccgccgcccggctCCGCGGGCGCGCCGGCCGCCAAGCCCGGCCTCGGGGACCACGCGGCGCTCATCAACAAGT TTGACATGGCCTCGTTGAACCTGAACAATGGAGTCAAAGCCTCTTCGTGTCCAAACTGCGATGTGTTGAAAAATAG GTTGCTGCACACCCAGAGTAAGGCAGCGACGATTAACAACAGCATCAAGAACATGAATCACGAGCTCGAAGACCTAGAGAAGAAGGAAAGGCGGTTGGACGCcgtaataatatacttattg aAACAAAACGAGAGGACAGGCCGGCGACCGCAAATAGGAAactaa